A window of Thermodesulfobacteriota bacterium genomic DNA:
GCGGCGTCAGATTACCCAAAACCCAAAATATCTTATAGAGAATATAAATAATCTATAAAATATCCTTGTCTATAGAGTAATATTCTATATAATATTAGCCATAGACTATACAATTTGCGGAGCATAAAATGAATTCTACCACTTATATCATAGACAGAGAAAAGATTTTAGACCTAGAACAAAGAGCAAGGCTGATAAAAACATGTCGAGACAAGGCTGAACTGGATTTACTGCATGGTCGTGAAACATGGGTAAAACGTTACATGTTGGTTGATATAGCATTATTTACTGGTTTACGGGTAGCTGAGATTGCTAATTTAACAATCGGTGATATCAATATAAAAGCCAAAGACCCCTATCTAATTGTTAGGAAAGGGAAAAGGGGAAAAAAAAGAGATGTTTATTTGGATAAAGAACTTGTCACACATATTAAGTTTTTTATCAATTGGAAGAATAAGACAATGATGGAAAAAGTTGACGTCGATTGTCCTCTATTTACTGGTAGAGATGGAAAACATTGTGCAGTAATAACCCTGATGAAATCTTTTAAAAGAGCCATCGAAGATTCAAACCTGCCTTTGCATTATTCAATACACAGTGCACGGCATACATACGCAACTTTTTTATTACACGCTACAAACAATCTTAGATATGTTCAGAAACAACTTGGACATAGTAAAATAAGCATGACTGCTTTATATGCAGATGTATTACCATCTGAAAATGGTAACCTAGCTAATAAGATTAGAAACAATAATCAAAAATATCAGGGAACGCTGTGAAATGCTCGGTGCAGATACCATCATACAACCAGCCGTCAGTGTCCTAGACAGCATTAGTTATTTCAGTAGGAACGACCTCGTGCTGACCTATCATAATCCGGATTTAGTAGTTTGTTTCGCCAAGTCGTTTATTCAAAGTGCTATCCCTACATACATGTTTAAGAGGGCTGAGCTTAAAGGAATAGAGACTAAGGCGGTAGATTATGAGAGTATCTTAAAACGTGATGCATTTGATATTCAAATAAGACCTGTACCACATTGACCAGGTTACACCCACACCCTGAGTATCATTGGTTGCATTGAATTAATGTCATCATTCTCCATCAGGGCGCATTGAAGTACACCATCCATAGGTTTACACTATCTCCATAACAACCCCGAAAGGAGGCTGCTTGGTCTTTGCGGACGGCTTATACGAGTGGATAAACTAAATGCAATACTGACAGAGAAAAGACACGTAACTTCTGCATACCATGCACATTTAGGAAGGTATTGGAGACTTTATGGAGAATCTAGATTACTACATGCACCGTTAAGTTACTCCGCCTTTGAATTTCGCTTAGCTATGGAACGCTCTCTTCTTGAATTATTCTATCTTATGAGCGACCGAAAACTCTCTGATGAAGAATTGAACTATGATTTCGGTCAAGTTCTTAAATCCATTTATAAATTTCTAGGTGGGAGAAAAGTCGGTAAAAAAAGATTAATGCGTTGGATGGAATTTAACTTATTATATCAGAAACTTCTAGGCACTAAATTGGGCTATCCGAAAAAAAAAGTTGCCATAATCGACGTTGAAAAAGTGAATAAATTTTGGTGCAGCTTGAGCAAAT
This region includes:
- a CDS encoding tyrosine-type recombinase/integrase yields the protein MNSTTYIIDREKILDLEQRARLIKTCRDKAELDLLHGRETWVKRYMLVDIALFTGLRVAEIANLTIGDINIKAKDPYLIVRKGKRGKKRDVYLDKELVTHIKFFINWKNKTMMEKVDVDCPLFTGRDGKHCAVITLMKSFKRAIEDSNLPLHYSIHSARHTYATFLLHATNNLRYVQKQLGHSKISMTALYADVLPSENGNLANKIRNNNQKYQGTL